A genomic window from Cumulibacter soli includes:
- a CDS encoding 6-phospho-beta-glucosidase gives MKLTIVGGGGFRTPLVFRALLADAAQPIDHVTLVDDDPQRLAVIDAVLRGMADGAPNAPAVEATTDLRAGVSGADFVFAAIRAGGLDGRVADENIPLAHGILGQETVGIGGILYALRSIPAMLDVARTVAEVAPTAWLINFTNPAGMVTEALQPLLPGRVIGICDSPAALIRRACRALQIDENDAAYDYVGLNHLGWLRSLRVDGTDLLPGLLADNTALNSFEEGQLFGADLLRSIGALPNEYLHYFYYGRDVVESLRATTSRASFLAQQQSSFYRDASATSAPYSLWQRTVDERNRTYMAVSREAAGASERAEEDVEGGGYEQIALAVMRAIANDSDARLILNVPNGATIGALDTDAVVEVPCRINARGVRPLKVAALTDHQAGLIRQLKAIERWTISAAVDGDRDALRAALATHPLNGSYPIAARVLEEWLALFPEIADRLR, from the coding sequence ATGAAGTTGACGATCGTCGGTGGCGGCGGATTCCGCACACCACTTGTCTTCCGCGCCTTACTGGCGGACGCCGCCCAGCCGATCGATCACGTCACGCTCGTGGACGACGACCCGCAGCGACTAGCGGTCATCGATGCAGTACTTCGGGGTATGGCGGACGGCGCACCGAACGCACCCGCCGTCGAGGCGACGACGGACCTGCGCGCGGGGGTGAGCGGCGCCGACTTCGTGTTCGCGGCGATCCGTGCCGGTGGGCTGGACGGTCGCGTCGCAGACGAGAACATCCCGCTCGCCCACGGCATTCTCGGGCAAGAGACCGTCGGCATCGGCGGAATCCTGTACGCGCTGCGTTCGATCCCGGCCATGTTGGACGTCGCCCGCACCGTCGCCGAGGTCGCCCCAACGGCCTGGCTGATCAACTTCACCAACCCCGCCGGGATGGTCACCGAAGCCCTTCAGCCACTGCTGCCGGGCCGAGTCATCGGCATCTGCGACTCCCCGGCCGCGCTGATTCGCCGCGCATGCCGCGCGCTGCAGATCGATGAGAACGACGCGGCGTACGACTACGTGGGTCTCAATCACCTCGGCTGGCTGCGTTCGTTACGCGTCGACGGCACCGACCTCCTACCCGGGCTGCTCGCCGACAACACCGCGCTCAACAGTTTCGAAGAAGGGCAACTCTTCGGCGCCGACCTGCTGCGCAGCATCGGGGCGCTGCCGAACGAGTATCTGCACTACTTCTACTACGGACGGGATGTGGTCGAGTCGCTGCGCGCAACGACGTCCCGCGCCTCGTTCCTAGCCCAGCAGCAGTCCTCGTTCTACCGCGACGCGTCCGCGACGTCCGCACCGTATTCCTTATGGCAGCGAACTGTGGACGAGCGCAACCGCACGTACATGGCGGTCTCCCGTGAGGCTGCCGGCGCATCCGAACGTGCCGAGGAGGACGTCGAGGGCGGCGGGTACGAACAGATCGCGTTGGCCGTCATGCGCGCGATCGCCAACGATTCCGACGCGCGGCTCATCCTGAACGTGCCAAACGGCGCGACCATCGGCGCTCTGGACACCGACGCCGTCGTGGAGGTGCCCTGTCGTATTAACGCGCGCGGCGTACGGCCGCTGAAAGTCGCTGCACTGACGGACCATCAGGCCGGTTTGATCCGGCAACTCAAAGCCATCGAACGGTGGACAATCTCCGCCGCGGTCGACGGTGACCGCGACGCGCTGCGCGCCGCGTTGGCGACCCATCCGCTCAACGGGTCCTATCCGATCGCGGCACGAGTCCTCGAGGAGTGGCTAGCACTCTTCCCCGAGATCGCCGACCGCCTGCGTTAA
- a CDS encoding polyprenol monophosphomannose synthase: protein MSFWPLACRVLEELMVYRRTARCIVVIPTYNEAENIGQIVARVRAAQPDVDVLVVDDRSPDKTGRIVDEIAEQDPSVHALHRRCKDGLGAAYLDGFRWALDREYDVVVEMDADGSHQPEQLGRILDALTDADVVIGSRWVPGGSVTNWPRGREYLSRGSNLYIRLVLGLGLRDATAGFRAYRADALRAIGLAEVESHGYCFQTDLTRRAVRAGLRVVEVPIDFVERERGRSKMSADVMAESLVRVSGWAIADRSRQLRRAVTDATRRLRRR from the coding sequence TTGTCGTTCTGGCCGTTGGCCTGCCGCGTACTTGAGGAACTTATGGTCTACCGTCGTACCGCCCGCTGTATTGTCGTGATCCCGACGTACAACGAAGCGGAGAATATCGGGCAGATCGTCGCGCGTGTCCGCGCGGCACAGCCCGACGTCGATGTTCTCGTGGTCGACGATCGCTCGCCCGATAAGACTGGGCGCATCGTCGACGAGATCGCTGAGCAGGATCCATCGGTGCACGCGCTGCATCGGCGGTGCAAGGACGGTCTGGGCGCTGCTTATCTCGACGGGTTCAGATGGGCGTTGGACCGCGAGTACGACGTCGTGGTCGAGATGGACGCCGATGGGTCGCATCAGCCCGAGCAACTGGGTCGAATCCTGGACGCGTTGACGGACGCAGATGTCGTGATCGGTTCGCGCTGGGTCCCCGGCGGCTCGGTGACGAACTGGCCGCGCGGTCGCGAGTATTTATCGCGCGGCAGCAACCTGTATATCCGGCTGGTCCTGGGGCTCGGGTTGCGTGATGCAACAGCCGGGTTTCGCGCTTACCGAGCAGACGCGTTGCGGGCGATCGGTCTGGCGGAGGTCGAGTCTCATGGCTATTGCTTCCAGACTGACTTGACCCGGCGAGCGGTGCGCGCCGGGTTGCGGGTCGTGGAGGTGCCGATCGATTTCGTGGAGCGCGAGCGCGGCCGCTCGAAGATGAGCGCCGATGTGATGGCGGAGTCATTGGTGCGGGTCAGCGGTTGGGCGATAGCGGACCGATCGAGGCAATTGCGCCGCGCGGTCACCGACGCCACTCGTCGACTCCGCCGACGCTAA
- a CDS encoding alpha/beta family hydrolase produces MIRTDEIAIDTDRGDSRMLTATPARPKAAVLLGHGAGGGLDSFDLTALATELPPRGVAVARYEQPWRTAGKKIAGPPASLDAAWAFALEEVHHRWPRIPVYVGGHSAGARVACRCFARPAVGVIALSFPLHPPGKPEKSRLDELTAVDSPVLVVQGERDPFGTASDVRSALPRRGRRRQVIEVPSAGHSLQPGKRSDPDGAAQLIVDSVATFILNEVR; encoded by the coding sequence GTGATTCGAACGGACGAGATCGCGATCGACACCGATCGCGGCGACTCCCGGATGCTCACCGCCACACCGGCTCGACCCAAGGCCGCTGTATTGCTGGGTCACGGCGCCGGGGGCGGACTCGACAGTTTCGACCTCACCGCGCTCGCTACCGAGCTCCCGCCCCGTGGAGTCGCCGTCGCACGATACGAACAACCATGGCGTACGGCGGGCAAGAAAATCGCCGGGCCACCGGCTTCGCTAGATGCCGCGTGGGCGTTCGCGCTGGAGGAAGTTCACCATCGTTGGCCGCGGATTCCGGTGTACGTCGGCGGGCACAGCGCTGGGGCCAGGGTTGCGTGCCGATGTTTCGCAAGGCCTGCCGTCGGGGTCATCGCGCTCTCGTTCCCGCTGCATCCGCCAGGCAAACCTGAGAAGTCCCGGCTCGACGAACTCACCGCCGTCGATAGTCCCGTGCTCGTGGTGCAGGGTGAGCGCGATCCGTTCGGTACAGCGTCCGACGTACGCTCAGCGCTGCCTCGGCGCGGGCGCCGCAGGCAGGTCATCGAGGTGCCCTCCGCCGGACACTCACTGCAACCAGGCAAGCGATCGGACCCGGACGGCGCCGCCCAATTGATCGTCGACTCGGTCGCCACCTTCATCCTCAACGAAGTCCGCTGA
- the galE gene encoding UDP-glucose 4-epimerase GalE: MRLLVTGGAGYVGSICTRLLLDAGHSVVVVDDLSTGHRDAVDHRAEFIEARVHDAADFVSTDLDAVLHFAAASLVGESVEHPERYWENNIVGGIQLIEAIRSAGIKKMVFSSSAAVYGNGDGTALTETSPTSPINPYGASKLAIDHMLTAEARAHGLGAVSLRYFNVVGAYGDLGERHPQETHLLPRLLDAARNGAGATVYGTDYPTSDGTCVRDYLHVLDLAEAHLLALRVATPGEHHILNLGTGLGHTVSEVLRVVADVTSLPLEVEEHPRRDGDPAVLVAANVAASEVLGWTPTRTLTDAVRDAWSFMRQD, translated from the coding sequence ATGCGGCTGTTGGTGACCGGCGGTGCCGGCTATGTCGGGTCCATCTGCACGAGATTGCTGCTCGATGCGGGCCACAGCGTCGTGGTTGTTGACGACCTGTCCACCGGTCATCGGGATGCTGTCGACCACCGCGCCGAGTTCATCGAGGCTCGGGTGCACGACGCGGCCGACTTCGTCAGTACCGACCTGGACGCCGTACTGCATTTCGCCGCGGCTTCGCTCGTCGGTGAGTCGGTGGAGCACCCAGAGCGGTATTGGGAAAACAACATCGTGGGCGGGATCCAGCTTATCGAAGCGATCCGTTCAGCCGGTATCAAGAAAATGGTCTTCTCGTCGAGCGCCGCCGTCTACGGAAACGGGGACGGTACGGCGCTCACCGAAACGAGCCCGACCTCGCCGATAAACCCGTACGGCGCCTCAAAGCTCGCGATCGATCACATGCTCACGGCCGAAGCCCGCGCCCACGGCTTGGGTGCGGTATCGCTGCGTTACTTCAATGTCGTGGGGGCGTACGGCGATCTCGGCGAGCGGCACCCGCAAGAGACTCACCTGTTGCCCAGGCTGCTCGACGCCGCCCGCAATGGCGCTGGCGCGACCGTCTACGGCACCGACTACCCGACCAGCGATGGAACGTGCGTGCGTGATTACTTGCACGTGCTCGATTTGGCCGAGGCGCATCTGTTGGCGCTTCGGGTCGCGACGCCTGGCGAGCACCACATTCTCAATCTGGGGACTGGTCTGGGGCACACCGTCTCCGAGGTACTGCGCGTGGTCGCCGACGTCACGTCGTTACCGCTGGAGGTCGAGGAGCATCCGCGGCGCGATGGTGATCCCGCCGTACTCGTCGCGGCGAACGTTGCCGCCAGCGAGGTGCTCGGTTGGACGCCTACCCGAACCCTCACCGACGCCGTTCGCGACGCCTGGTCCTTCATGCGACAGGACTGA
- a CDS encoding AI-2E family transporter has translation MARDSSRPRRPVAANLRQRFSDLRSAEHSAHEFDPTRRGEPIPRAVTLMAGWAWRLAAVGIGIYLLLWLLDVLAIVVVPVVISLLIAALLTPMARTLRRAGLPNAISTVLTFLAGLIFLFGLLALIVREMIVNYNTIYDTVADGLESIVSWLADGPLQIDASQLQATIDELLANLQRDPSDVLTTSLTVVSTTGSILSAILLSMFIIFFFLSDGNRIWTWLCRLFPSNAQWKVNRAGRRSWEVLVTYMNVTLIVALAVGVATWLACLIAGVPLALSAGLIAFLFAFIPTLGALISSILVIALALISTNLTTAIVMAIVMIVIQTLQGNFLYPLLMNRQLKVHPLASLLLVVLGAVVGGIFGALIAVPLAAVINTAVIDLFRASRGLPEDPDPAELGPDTQDEDGEDPAFVDPTITPADGAQVTATAEHPTEPGPDEVENR, from the coding sequence ATGGCTCGCGACAGTTCCCGCCCCCGACGTCCCGTCGCGGCGAACCTGCGACAGCGGTTCAGCGACCTGCGGTCGGCCGAACACAGTGCCCACGAATTCGATCCCACCCGTCGTGGTGAGCCGATCCCGCGCGCCGTCACGCTGATGGCCGGTTGGGCGTGGCGCCTTGCTGCGGTAGGTATCGGGATCTACCTACTGCTGTGGTTGCTGGACGTCCTGGCGATCGTCGTCGTCCCCGTGGTTATCTCACTGCTGATCGCCGCGCTCTTGACGCCGATGGCGCGCACCCTGCGCCGGGCCGGGCTGCCCAATGCGATTTCGACAGTCCTGACCTTCCTTGCCGGGCTGATCTTCCTCTTCGGCCTGCTCGCACTGATCGTCCGCGAGATGATCGTCAACTACAACACGATCTACGACACGGTCGCCGACGGCCTGGAAAGTATCGTCTCCTGGCTCGCTGACGGCCCGCTGCAAATCGACGCCTCGCAACTGCAGGCCACCATCGACGAATTGCTGGCCAACCTGCAGCGCGACCCCAGCGACGTCCTGACCACATCGCTGACCGTCGTTTCCACCACCGGCAGCATCCTGTCCGCCATCTTGCTGTCGATGTTCATCATCTTCTTCTTCCTCAGCGACGGAAACCGGATCTGGACCTGGCTGTGCCGCCTGTTCCCGAGCAACGCGCAATGGAAGGTCAACCGCGCCGGACGACGCTCCTGGGAGGTGCTCGTCACCTACATGAACGTGACGCTGATCGTGGCGTTGGCCGTCGGCGTGGCGACCTGGCTAGCGTGTCTGATAGCCGGCGTACCGCTCGCCCTATCGGCCGGGCTGATCGCGTTCCTGTTCGCCTTCATCCCCACCCTCGGCGCACTGATCTCGTCCATTCTGGTGATCGCGCTGGCGCTTATCTCCACGAACCTGACTACCGCGATCGTGATGGCGATCGTGATGATCGTGATCCAGACATTGCAGGGCAACTTCCTCTACCCGCTGCTGATGAACCGGCAGTTGAAGGTCCATCCGCTCGCCTCGCTGCTGTTAGTCGTGCTCGGCGCCGTGGTCGGCGGGATCTTCGGCGCACTGATCGCCGTACCGCTCGCGGCCGTCATCAACACGGCGGTAATCGACCTATTCCGAGCAAGTCGAGGGCTACCGGAGGACCCAGACCCGGCTGAACTGGGCCCAGACACGCAGGATGAAGACGGCGAGGATCCCGCGTTCGTGGACCCCACCATCACGCCGGCCGACGGCGCGCAGGTCACCGCGACCGCCGAACACCCGACCGAGCCCGGACCTGATGAGGTCGAGAACCGATGA
- the serA gene encoding phosphoglycerate dehydrogenase: MTTGTTSDNPTKVLLLENIHSRAVEHFESLGYDVTTHPAAMTEDELVAALPGVNLLGIRSNTHLTEKVFDVAKDLVAVGAFCIGTNQIDLPAAARRGIPAFNAPYSNTRSVVELVIGEIISLARRIPEKNQNMHAGVWDKSAKGSHEVRGRTLGIVGYGNIGSQLSVLAEALGFTVIFHDIAAKLALGNARQVPLDQLLEQADTVTLHVDGRPGNAGIFGAEEFAKMKPRAMFINASRGMVVDHLALRDNILSGHIAGAAVDVFPVEPKKPDEEFISELRGLPNVILTPHVGGSTQEAQEDIGRFVSRKLSSYVEDGATSLSVNIPTIDVPARDGVHRLVHVHQNIPGVIAEINRILAEHGQNIESQSLTTRGELGYVVTDVNGAVSPEAIAQLEAMPQTIRLRVLP; this comes from the coding sequence GTGACCACAGGCACCACCAGCGACAACCCCACCAAGGTCTTGCTGCTCGAGAACATCCACTCGCGCGCCGTAGAGCACTTCGAATCTCTTGGGTACGACGTCACTACCCATCCCGCCGCGATGACCGAGGACGAACTCGTCGCAGCGTTGCCCGGCGTCAATCTGCTCGGGATCCGCTCGAACACTCACCTCACCGAAAAGGTGTTCGACGTCGCGAAAGATCTGGTCGCGGTCGGCGCGTTCTGCATCGGCACCAACCAGATCGACTTGCCCGCCGCAGCACGCCGCGGAATTCCGGCGTTCAACGCGCCGTACTCCAACACTCGTTCGGTCGTCGAACTGGTCATCGGCGAGATCATCTCGCTGGCCCGTCGTATCCCCGAGAAAAATCAGAACATGCACGCCGGCGTCTGGGACAAGTCGGCGAAGGGCTCGCATGAGGTACGCGGGCGCACCCTCGGCATCGTCGGCTACGGCAATATCGGCTCTCAACTGTCGGTGCTGGCCGAAGCCTTGGGGTTCACGGTGATCTTCCACGACATCGCCGCCAAGTTGGCGCTCGGCAACGCCCGTCAGGTTCCGCTCGATCAATTGCTGGAGCAGGCGGACACCGTCACGCTGCATGTCGACGGTCGGCCGGGCAACGCCGGTATCTTCGGCGCCGAGGAATTCGCGAAGATGAAGCCGCGCGCGATGTTCATCAACGCCTCTCGCGGCATGGTGGTGGACCATCTCGCGCTGCGCGACAACATCCTGTCCGGACATATCGCCGGCGCCGCAGTCGATGTCTTCCCGGTCGAGCCGAAGAAGCCCGACGAGGAGTTCATCTCCGAGTTGCGAGGGCTGCCGAACGTTATTCTCACCCCGCACGTCGGCGGTTCGACGCAGGAGGCCCAGGAAGACATCGGTCGGTTCGTGTCCCGCAAACTGTCCTCGTACGTCGAGGACGGGGCAACGTCGCTGTCGGTGAATATCCCAACGATCGACGTCCCCGCTCGCGACGGCGTGCATCGACTGGTTCACGTGCACCAGAACATCCCGGGCGTGATCGCGGAGATCAACCGGATCTTGGCCGAGCACGGACAAAACATCGAATCGCAGTCGCTGACCACGCGCGGTGAGCTCGGGTATGTCGTCACCGACGTCAACGGCGCGGTGTCCCCGGAGGCGATCGCGCAGCTCGAAGCGATGCCGCAGACCATCCGCCTGCGCGTTCTCCCCTAA
- a CDS encoding acyl-CoA thioesterase yields the protein MAVEVHVGEDTWRMPLTVRYYEADQQGVVFHGWYLNYFDEAFTLYAESIDYSIHKAHAEGVDWMVVHSELDWHGSLRWPDAAEIAVSAVHCGNSSITVDFAAIRDGEAVCSARNVYVTVDAKEYTRIDVPEGLRAAIGPGQSLRRPRAGR from the coding sequence ATGGCCGTAGAGGTTCACGTCGGTGAAGACACTTGGCGGATGCCGTTGACCGTCCGTTACTACGAGGCCGATCAGCAGGGCGTCGTATTTCACGGCTGGTACCTGAACTATTTCGACGAGGCCTTCACGCTGTACGCCGAATCGATCGACTACAGCATCCACAAGGCGCACGCCGAAGGCGTCGACTGGATGGTCGTACACAGCGAACTCGACTGGCACGGATCCCTGCGCTGGCCCGATGCCGCCGAGATCGCCGTGTCGGCTGTGCACTGCGGCAACTCATCAATCACGGTCGACTTCGCCGCGATTCGCGACGGCGAAGCGGTGTGTTCGGCCCGCAACGTCTACGTCACGGTCGACGCCAAGGAGTACACCCGGATCGACGTCCCAGAAGGACTTCGCGCGGCGATCGGACCCGGACAGTCGCTGCGACGTCCCCGCGCGGGCCGCTAA
- a CDS encoding copper resistance CopC family protein, with amino-acid sequence MIRRLLAVLVGALIAVLGVPAVASAHTHISESVPADGAEVDEVPGTITLTFAEDLQGPTAQVGVLVGDNDPVQLDAPVQGPTVTIDTSVPELADVADAGGQWAIAYTIVGQDGHPIDGTVTFTVAEAAGGAESESAGTETQADEPSDAAPISEAADDEAVDESMSPWLWLAIVAVIALVVFAVVKTERMRRKKAENAKAAANQE; translated from the coding sequence GTGATTCGCAGGTTGTTGGCGGTACTAGTAGGGGCTTTGATAGCAGTGCTCGGAGTGCCGGCGGTAGCGTCCGCGCACACGCACATCTCCGAGAGCGTCCCCGCTGACGGGGCCGAGGTCGATGAGGTACCCGGGACGATCACGCTGACCTTCGCGGAGGACCTGCAGGGTCCGACGGCTCAGGTTGGCGTGTTGGTCGGCGACAACGACCCGGTGCAACTGGACGCGCCGGTGCAGGGCCCGACCGTGACCATCGATACGAGCGTCCCCGAGCTCGCCGACGTCGCTGACGCCGGAGGCCAGTGGGCGATCGCGTACACGATCGTGGGCCAGGACGGTCACCCGATTGACGGCACCGTGACTTTCACCGTCGCTGAGGCAGCGGGCGGCGCCGAATCGGAGTCAGCCGGTACGGAGACCCAAGCCGACGAGCCGTCCGATGCCGCGCCCATTTCAGAGGCTGCCGATGACGAGGCTGTCGATGAATCGATGTCCCCGTGGCTGTGGCTGGCGATCGTAGCGGTGATCGCGCTGGTGGTCTTCGCGGTGGTGAAGACAGAGCGGATGCGCCGCAAAAAGGCCGAAAACGCTAAGGCGGCCGCGAACCAGGAGTAG
- a CDS encoding TetR family transcriptional regulator, with protein sequence MNQRRGRRPGNEDTREALIEAARAEFANGGYAGATVRAIAARAGVDPAMINHHFGSKQGLFAAAVRLPFNPADIDLAQIVSGPREEFASRLLGEFLRQWDRAGSESASSMLRTALQSEEATAQLRTVLLESLIRRGLSAVMEWDAEAQWRASLVAAQLMGLLTARYVARFEPLASAPAQDVIAAIGPVLQRYLIGDVGTPPAS encoded by the coding sequence ATGAATCAGCGGCGCGGGCGGCGTCCAGGTAATGAGGACACGCGTGAGGCGCTGATCGAGGCCGCTCGCGCGGAGTTCGCCAACGGCGGTTATGCAGGGGCGACGGTTCGCGCGATCGCCGCACGTGCGGGCGTGGATCCGGCGATGATCAATCATCACTTCGGCTCGAAGCAGGGGCTGTTTGCCGCCGCCGTACGGCTCCCGTTCAACCCGGCGGACATTGATCTTGCGCAGATAGTGTCCGGGCCACGTGAGGAGTTTGCCTCGCGGCTGTTGGGTGAATTCCTGAGGCAATGGGATCGTGCCGGTTCGGAGTCGGCGTCCTCCATGCTGCGGACGGCGTTACAGAGCGAGGAGGCGACCGCGCAGCTGCGGACCGTGCTGCTGGAATCACTGATCCGCCGCGGACTCAGCGCGGTCATGGAGTGGGACGCCGAGGCGCAGTGGCGTGCTTCGCTCGTTGCCGCGCAGCTTATGGGACTGCTCACCGCGCGGTACGTCGCCCGTTTCGAGCCTCTGGCCTCGGCCCCTGCGCAGGACGTCATCGCGGCTATCGGGCCGGTTCTGCAGCGTTACCTCATCGGCGACGTCGGCACACCGCCTGCCTCGTAG
- a CDS encoding ABC transporter permease, with amino-acid sequence MTEVALAPQPARAPLLRHTGITLASARRILRQLAHDRRSIAMIIVVPVVLLVLLYYMFESVPTPPGAPSMFDRVSVVMLGFFPFFILFIITSITMLRERTGGTLERLLTTPLAKLDLLLGYALAFAVLALTQVTVMVAVAVWIFDLQVSGSLVWVYVIALADALLGVALGLLVSAFARTEFQAVQFVPALIVPQMLLCGLFVDRDAMAGWLQVISDIMPMTYAVQAMQEVAANSSPTTTMYVSLLVVVVVAIACLLGGALTLRRRSA; translated from the coding sequence ATGACCGAGGTAGCCCTCGCCCCGCAGCCCGCGCGTGCGCCCTTGCTGCGACACACCGGGATCACTCTCGCGAGCGCGCGCCGGATCTTGCGGCAACTCGCCCACGATCGCCGCTCGATCGCGATGATTATCGTGGTCCCCGTCGTCCTGCTGGTGCTGCTTTATTACATGTTCGAGAGCGTTCCCACACCTCCGGGCGCGCCGAGCATGTTCGACCGAGTGAGCGTGGTGATGCTCGGGTTCTTCCCGTTCTTCATCCTGTTCATCATCACCTCGATCACGATGCTGCGCGAACGTACCGGCGGGACCCTCGAACGGTTGCTGACCACTCCGTTGGCGAAGCTCGACCTGCTGCTCGGGTATGCACTCGCGTTCGCCGTACTCGCGTTGACACAGGTGACCGTGATGGTTGCGGTCGCCGTCTGGATCTTTGACCTGCAGGTCTCCGGTTCGCTGGTATGGGTCTACGTCATCGCGCTCGCCGACGCGCTGCTCGGTGTGGCACTCGGCCTGCTGGTTTCCGCGTTCGCTCGTACGGAGTTCCAGGCCGTGCAGTTTGTACCCGCGCTGATCGTGCCCCAAATGTTGCTCTGCGGGCTTTTCGTCGATCGCGATGCCATGGCCGGATGGCTGCAGGTAATCTCCGACATCATGCCGATGACCTACGCCGTACAGGCGATGCAGGAGGTCGCGGCGAACTCGTCGCCGACCACGACGATGTACGTGAGCCTGCTCGTCGTCGTCGTGGTGGCCATCGCGTGTCTGTTGGGCGGTGCGCTGACGCTGCGTCGGCGAAGCGCATGA
- a CDS encoding ABC transporter ATP-binding protein has product MIAVHNLDLMRGRRSVLRDISFTLERGTITGLLGASGTGKTTLMRALLGLQRIAGGTITIDDLPAGDPTLRERIGYVTQGAAIYPDLTVAQNVGYFAALYGAAPDAVATALQTVGLADRGADLAHNLSGGQQNRVSLACALVGSPDVLIMDEPTVGLDPLLIDQLWSAFNALAAKGTTLLVSSHVMDEADRCARVLFLRDGGLIADGSPADLRAASGAADMNSVFVHFAGGPKDQEMSS; this is encoded by the coding sequence ATGATCGCCGTACACAACCTCGACCTGATGCGCGGACGACGATCGGTGCTGCGCGACATCAGTTTCACCCTCGAACGCGGGACTATCACCGGACTGCTCGGCGCATCGGGCACCGGTAAGACGACTCTGATGCGCGCGCTGCTCGGCCTGCAACGCATCGCCGGCGGCACGATCACCATCGACGATCTGCCCGCGGGAGATCCGACGTTGCGCGAGCGCATCGGGTACGTCACCCAAGGCGCCGCGATCTACCCCGACCTCACCGTCGCGCAGAATGTCGGCTACTTCGCCGCGTTGTACGGCGCGGCACCGGACGCCGTCGCCACGGCCCTACAAACCGTCGGACTAGCCGATCGCGGCGCGGATCTCGCGCACAACCTCTCCGGCGGTCAGCAGAACCGCGTATCGCTCGCCTGCGCGCTCGTCGGCTCCCCCGACGTACTGATCATGGATGAACCAACGGTCGGACTCGATCCCCTGCTGATCGACCAACTCTGGAGCGCCTTCAACGCACTCGCGGCAAAGGGCACCACGCTGCTCGTCTCCAGTCACGTGATGGACGAGGCCGACCGGTGTGCGCGTGTCCTCTTCCTGCGGGACGGCGGCCTTATTGCCGATGGATCCCCCGCCGACTTACGAGCCGCCTCCGGCGCCGCCGACATGAACAGCGTGTTCGTGCACTTCGCCGGCGGACCGAAAGACCAGGAGATGTCGTCATGA